A single Verrucomicrobiia bacterium DNA region contains:
- a CDS encoding DUF4832 domain-containing protein, which yields MTVKRIVRNFCFLVVLLAATRIGAAPTNCVVHPKDTGAVLVNPGMGWTFHFFSNLLENYGSKLAPSDTLDDWPGLSVVYLRVPWGFLEPEEGKFNWSLLDTPAQRWIAKGKRVAFRITTSENWMRYATPEWVKAAGAKGVPYQFGEGPKADGPQWDPDFLDPIYLQKLENFLSAMARRYDGNPNVAFIDIGTFGLWGEAHTLMSSQLTEAQTLAAAQRHIDLHVKHFRHTQLCLSDDAAGHDRPGRDFPIMDYARARGVTLRDDSIMVQPPPHSWYHAEMAEAFWPTLPVILEHEHYGSSKLRNAWGDGSLLLKAVEDYHASYLSIHWWPREELNENRELIQRINRRLGYRLQLREIAWPAEVPLGAAFTVSTKWANAGVAPCYGGGFWALTLKDAKGGIVSVNVAEDFDLRQLQPGPPDNISTTDHTAEFTISRAYVDPFARFAPATKSGPYEVFISVGQRDGTPTIALPLAGDDGQRRYQLGRMLVTERQ from the coding sequence GTGACCGTTAAGCGCATTGTTAGAAATTTTTGTTTCCTGGTTGTTCTACTCGCCGCCACCCGTATTGGGGCCGCGCCAACGAATTGTGTCGTGCATCCCAAAGACACCGGCGCGGTGCTGGTCAATCCGGGCATGGGCTGGACCTTTCATTTCTTTTCCAACCTGCTGGAAAACTACGGCTCGAAGCTCGCGCCCAGCGACACGTTGGACGACTGGCCCGGGCTGTCGGTGGTTTATTTGCGCGTGCCCTGGGGATTCCTCGAACCGGAGGAGGGCAAGTTCAACTGGTCGTTGCTCGACACGCCAGCCCAACGCTGGATCGCCAAAGGCAAACGCGTCGCCTTCCGCATCACGACCTCTGAAAATTGGATGCGTTACGCCACGCCCGAATGGGTGAAAGCCGCCGGGGCCAAAGGCGTTCCCTACCAATTCGGAGAGGGACCCAAAGCCGACGGGCCGCAGTGGGACCCGGATTTCCTCGATCCGATTTATCTGCAAAAGCTGGAAAACTTTCTGAGCGCGATGGCGCGGCGGTACGATGGCAATCCCAACGTGGCGTTCATTGACATCGGCACGTTCGGGCTTTGGGGCGAAGCGCACACGCTGATGAGCAGTCAGTTGACCGAGGCACAAACGCTGGCGGCGGCGCAGCGCCACATTGATCTGCACGTGAAACATTTTCGACACACCCAGCTCTGCCTCAGCGATGATGCCGCCGGACATGATCGGCCCGGACGCGATTTCCCCATCATGGATTACGCCCGCGCTCGCGGCGTCACCCTGCGCGACGACAGCATCATGGTTCAACCGCCGCCACATTCCTGGTATCACGCCGAAATGGCGGAAGCCTTCTGGCCCACGCTGCCGGTCATTCTGGAGCACGAACATTATGGCAGCTCGAAACTGCGCAACGCCTGGGGCGATGGTTCGCTGTTGTTGAAAGCGGTGGAAGATTATCACGCCAGCTACCTCTCGATCCATTGGTGGCCGCGCGAAGAACTGAACGAAAACCGCGAACTCATCCAGCGCATCAACCGCCGGCTCGGCTATCGTTTGCAACTGCGCGAAATCGCCTGGCCCGCCGAAGTGCCCTTGGGCGCCGCTTTCACGGTGAGCACGAAATGGGCGAACGCCGGCGTTGCGCCCTGCTACGGCGGCGGATTTTGGGCGCTGACTTTGAAGGACGCCAAAGGCGGCATCGTTTCCGTGAACGTGGCGGAAGACTTCGATCTCCGGCAACTTCAACCCGGGCCACCGGACAACATTTCCACCACCGATCACACTGCGGAGTTCACCATCAGTCGCGCGTACGTGGACCCGTTTGCCCGGTTCGCGCCCGCGACCAAATCCGGCCCTTACGAAGTCTTCATCTCGGTAGGGCAACGAGATGGCACTCCCACCATCGCACTGCCGCTGGCGGGCGATGACGGACAACGCCGCTACCAACTGGGCCGGATGCTCGTGACGGAACGCCAATAG